From the Pyrinomonadaceae bacterium genome, one window contains:
- the rpsS gene encoding 30S ribosomal protein S19, whose amino-acid sequence MPRSLKKGPWIDKGVRKMVERVRAGGQRPQVIKTWSRRSTITPDMVGLTFGVHNGKRHIPIYITENMVGHKLGEFAPTRTFKGHSGTKADKAEKTAKVSPAGGGSAPAAPAA is encoded by the coding sequence ATGCCACGTTCACTAAAAAAAGGTCCCTGGATCGACAAAGGCGTTCGGAAGATGGTCGAGCGGGTGCGCGCGGGCGGACAACGGCCGCAGGTGATTAAGACCTGGTCGCGTCGCTCGACGATTACGCCCGACATGGTTGGGCTGACGTTCGGCGTGCACAACGGCAAACGACACATTCCGATCTACATCACCGAAAACATGGTCGGGCACAAACTCGGCGAGTTCGCGCCGACGCGCACGTTTAAGGGCCATTCAGGAACCAAGGCCGATAAGGCAGAAAAGACCGCGAAGGTCTCGCCGGCTGGCGGAGGATCAGCACCCGCTGCCCCGGCCGCATAA
- the rplV gene encoding 50S ribosomal protein L22 translates to MEARASAKFLRGSPQKARLVIDMIRGKNVNQALAILRYSNKRAALGIEKCVKSAIANANEAAEKANISVDPDELWLKAAYVDDGPTKGRRRLRPAPQGRAFRQQRHFCHVTILLTSDQPGENGKKESGLTPKVSKKAKRGGAAAAPRAKRGTSKTDTAEAAPEVSEAPEKKAAPKKTGAKKAASKLGSALKRKKKTDEE, encoded by the coding sequence ATGGAAGCAAGAGCAAGCGCAAAGTTTCTACGTGGGTCGCCGCAAAAGGCGCGGCTGGTCATCGACATGATCCGCGGCAAGAACGTCAACCAGGCGTTGGCGATCCTGCGTTACTCGAACAAGCGGGCCGCGCTCGGCATTGAGAAGTGCGTCAAGTCGGCAATCGCGAATGCGAACGAAGCGGCTGAGAAGGCAAACATCTCGGTCGATCCGGACGAGCTTTGGCTGAAAGCGGCTTACGTCGATGACGGTCCGACCAAGGGCCGTCGCCGTCTGCGCCCGGCGCCGCAGGGTCGAGCGTTTCGCCAGCAACGCCACTTTTGTCATGTGACGATCCTGCTGACGAGCGATCAGCCCGGCGAAAACGGGAAGAAAGAATCGGGATTGACGCCGAAGGTGAGTAAGAAAGCCAAACGCGGCGGTGCCGCGGCGGCGCCCAGAGCGAAACGCGGGACATCGAAAACGGACACGGCTGAAGCCGCGCCGGAAGTGAGTGAAGCGCCTGAGAAAAAGGCGGCGCCGAAGAAGACAGGCGCCAAGAAGGCGGCGTCAAAGCTGGGCAGTGCACTGAAAAGAAAGAAGAAGACGGACGAAGAGTAG
- the rpsC gene encoding 30S ribosomal protein S3, with protein MGQKVHPYGFRLGYNKDWHSHWFAKKQYGDFLIEDLRLKRELKRRFTGAGVSHVDIERAANRLKIIIYTSRPGIIIGRKGAEIDKLKGDISSRTGREVLVSIQEIHKPELNAQLQAEKIAAQLEKRIAFRRAMRKAVEESLRFGAQGIKVKVSGRLNGAEIARSEWHLQGQLPLHTLRSDVDYGFAEAHTTFGIIGVKVWIYRGQILDAKAAMARGTGTDPINETPRPREGRARPRPRRERTEG; from the coding sequence GTGGGCCAAAAAGTTCATCCATACGGTTTTCGCCTTGGCTATAACAAGGACTGGCATTCGCACTGGTTTGCGAAAAAGCAATACGGCGATTTCCTGATCGAAGACCTGCGGTTGAAGCGTGAGCTGAAGCGACGCTTTACCGGCGCCGGCGTGTCGCATGTGGACATCGAACGCGCGGCCAACCGTCTGAAGATCATCATCTACACGTCGCGACCCGGCATCATCATCGGTCGCAAGGGCGCGGAGATCGACAAGCTGAAGGGCGACATCTCTTCGCGCACGGGCCGCGAAGTGCTGGTTTCGATTCAGGAGATTCACAAGCCCGAGCTGAACGCGCAGTTGCAGGCTGAGAAGATTGCGGCGCAGCTCGAAAAGCGAATTGCTTTTCGCCGCGCCATGCGAAAGGCCGTGGAAGAGTCGCTGCGCTTTGGGGCGCAGGGAATCAAAGTCAAAGTCAGTGGCCGTCTGAACGGCGCGGAAATCGCGCGCAGTGAGTGGCACTTGCAGGGCCAGCTTCCCCTGCATACTTTGCGTTCGGATGTTGATTACGGATTTGCTGAAGCGCACACCACGTTCGGCATCATTGGCGTGAAGGTTTGGATTTATCGCGGCCAGATTCTGGATGCGAAGGCGGCGATGGCGCGCGGCACCGGTACGGATCCGATAAACGAAACACCGCGCCCGCGCGAAGGTCGCGCCCGGCCGCGTCCGCGCCGAGAAAGAACCGAGGGATAA
- the rplP gene encoding 50S ribosomal protein L16, whose translation MLMPKKVKHRKQMRGRMKGVAQRGSMISFGEYGLKTMEAAWITDRQIEAARIAMTRHIKRGGKIWIRMFPDKPVTKKPAETRMGKGKGAPEYWVAVVKPGRILYEIEGVDEKTARDAMKLASQKLPVKTKFVTRAEQEGGAI comes from the coding sequence ATGTTGATGCCGAAAAAAGTTAAGCATCGCAAGCAGATGCGCGGCCGGATGAAAGGCGTCGCCCAGCGCGGCAGCATGATCAGCTTCGGCGAGTACGGCCTGAAGACTATGGAAGCGGCCTGGATCACGGACCGCCAGATCGAGGCGGCGCGTATTGCAATGACGCGTCACATCAAACGCGGCGGCAAGATTTGGATTCGCATGTTTCCCGACAAGCCGGTGACCAAGAAGCCGGCCGAAACGCGCATGGGTAAAGGCAAGGGCGCTCCCGAATACTGGGTGGCGGTGGTAAAGCCCGGTCGGATTCTTTACGAAATCGAGGGGGTGGATGAAAAGACCGCGCGCGACGCGATGAAGCTGGCGTCGCAGAAGCTGCCCGTGAAGACGAAGTTTGTCACGCGCGCCGAGCAAGAGGGAGGCGCGATCTGA
- the rpmC gene encoding 50S ribosomal protein L29 — protein sequence MKRREEVDKLRDMADEDLQAEAARLKESLFRLNFKLALGEIDAVKKMRQEKRSMARLRTIAREREIKAGK from the coding sequence ATGAAGAGACGCGAAGAAGTAGATAAGTTACGCGACATGGCTGACGAGGATTTGCAGGCTGAAGCAGCGCGCCTGAAAGAGTCTCTGTTCCGCTTGAATTTCAAGCTGGCGCTGGGCGAAATCGACGCGGTGAAGAAGATGCGCCAGGAAAAGCGGTCGATGGCGCGGCTCCGCACGATTGCGCGCGAGCGCGAGATAAAGGCCGGCAAGTAA
- the rpsQ gene encoding 30S ribosomal protein S17, translated as MGTVASDKMQKTVVVRVDRQVLHPKYRRYVRRTSKFMAHDDLGATVGDRVRIVETRPLSAKKRWRVIEIVQKAAK; from the coding sequence ATCGGGACGGTGGCGTCGGACAAGATGCAGAAGACGGTCGTGGTGCGAGTCGATCGCCAGGTGCTGCACCCGAAGTATCGTCGTTACGTCCGGCGCACTTCGAAGTTCATGGCGCATGACGACCTGGGAGCGACGGTCGGCGACCGCGTGCGCATCGTGGAAACGCGGCCACTGTCCGCCAAAAAGCGTTGGCGCGTAATTGAAATCGTTCAGAAGGCAGCCAAGTAG
- the rplN gene encoding 50S ribosomal protein L14, with the protein MIQMQTSLEVADNSGARRVEMIMGIGGSTGAIASLGDRIKVTVKEATPDGAVKKGTVQDAVIVRTRKEVRRRDGTYIRFDQNAAVLIKEDGTPIGTRVFGPVARELRDKNFMKIVSLAPEVI; encoded by the coding sequence ATGATACAGATGCAGACCTCTCTGGAGGTCGCTGACAATTCGGGAGCACGGCGCGTCGAGATGATCATGGGCATTGGCGGGTCGACCGGCGCAATTGCCAGTCTCGGCGATCGAATCAAGGTCACCGTGAAAGAGGCGACGCCCGACGGTGCCGTGAAAAAAGGCACGGTGCAGGACGCCGTCATCGTGCGCACGCGCAAGGAAGTGCGCCGTCGGGACGGGACTTACATCCGGTTCGATCAGAACGCGGCGGTGCTGATTAAAGAAGACGGAACCCCGATCGGCACGCGCGTATTCGGGCCGGTGGCGCGCGAACTGCGCGACAAAAATTTCATGAAGATTGTTTCGCTGGCGCCGGAAGTGATCTAG
- the rplX gene encoding 50S ribosomal protein L24: protein MKGTKRAKIRKNDQVVVIAGRDKGKRGRVLAVAPVKGKIKVESIGMIKRHQKPAGNRGGGIIDRESWLDMSNVQIVDPQSGKPSRVRYHIDGDTKTRVAASSGHQIESK, encoded by the coding sequence TTGAAGGGAACTAAACGAGCCAAAATCCGAAAGAACGATCAGGTCGTTGTCATCGCCGGCCGCGATAAGGGCAAGCGTGGCCGCGTGTTGGCCGTGGCGCCGGTGAAAGGCAAGATCAAAGTCGAAAGCATTGGCATGATCAAGCGTCATCAGAAGCCGGCGGGGAATCGTGGGGGCGGCATCATCGACCGTGAGTCATGGCTCGACATGTCGAACGTGCAGATTGTCGATCCGCAATCAGGCAAGCCTTCACGCGTGCGCTATCACATTGACGGCGACACCAAGACGCGAGTGGCAGCCTCGAGCGGTCACCAGATAGAAAGTAAATAG
- the rplE gene encoding 50S ribosomal protein L5 yields the protein MAARLKERYQKDVAPAIAKEFAIKNPMAVPRLEKIVLNMGMGEAIANAKILDTAMAELTSIAGQKPVITKAKKSIASFKLRQGMPIGVMVTLRGERMYEFFDRLVSVALPRVRDFRGVSPKAFDGRGNYTIGIREQLIFPEIDFNKVDKLRGMNISIVTTARNDEEARALLKALGMPFRA from the coding sequence ATGGCAGCAAGACTTAAAGAGCGTTATCAGAAGGACGTCGCGCCGGCAATCGCGAAGGAATTTGCGATCAAGAACCCGATGGCTGTTCCGCGGCTCGAGAAAATTGTGCTCAACATGGGCATGGGCGAGGCGATCGCGAACGCGAAGATCCTGGACACCGCCATGGCTGAGCTGACGTCAATCGCGGGCCAGAAGCCGGTGATCACCAAAGCCAAGAAATCGATCGCGAGTTTCAAATTGCGGCAGGGAATGCCGATTGGCGTGATGGTGACGTTGCGCGGCGAACGAATGTACGAGTTCTTCGATCGCCTGGTGTCGGTGGCGCTGCCCCGCGTCAGGGACTTTCGCGGAGTGTCGCCAAAAGCTTTCGATGGACGCGGCAATTACACCATCGGCATTCGCGAGCAGCTCATTTTCCCCGAGATCGATTTCAACAAAGTCGACAAGCTGCGGGGCATGAATATTTCGATTGTGACAACCGCCCGCAATGACGAAGAGGCGCGGGCACTGTTAAAGGCATTGGGAATGCCGTTCAGGGCTTAA
- a CDS encoding type Z 30S ribosomal protein S14 produces MAKKSLIAKANRKPKFAVRAYTRCRRCGRPRAYLRKFHLCRICFRQLALEGQIPGVVKSSW; encoded by the coding sequence ATGGCAAAAAAATCATTAATCGCGAAAGCTAATCGCAAGCCGAAGTTTGCTGTGCGCGCTTACACGCGTTGCCGCCGTTGCGGCCGGCCGCGGGCTTATTTGCGCAAGTTTCATCTGTGCCGTATTTGCTTTCGCCAGTTGGCGCTCGAGGGACAGATTCCCGGCGTCGTGAAATCGAGTTGGTAG
- the rpsH gene encoding 30S ribosomal protein S8 has translation MTDPIADMLARIRNAVAAKHSRVDVPASKLKLEIARILKEEGYINNFVLKGEGPKRLIRIFLRYDARGTSSITYLQRVSRPGRRVYVPSQKIPRVLGGYGINIVSTSRGLMSGKAARKENIGGEVLAEVY, from the coding sequence ATGACTGATCCTATTGCCGACATGTTGGCGCGAATTCGAAATGCCGTCGCGGCCAAACACTCGCGTGTCGATGTCCCGGCGTCAAAACTGAAGCTGGAGATTGCGCGCATCCTCAAAGAGGAGGGTTATATCAATAACTTCGTCCTCAAGGGCGAAGGCCCGAAGCGCCTGATCCGGATTTTTCTGCGCTACGACGCGCGCGGCACTTCTTCGATCACGTACCTGCAGCGCGTATCGCGACCGGGCCGCCGGGTGTATGTCCCTTCGCAAAAGATTCCGCGCGTGCTGGGCGGCTATGGCATCAACATCGTTTCGACTTCGCGCGGACTGATGAGCGGTAAGGCCGCGCGCAAAGAAAATATTGGCGGCGAAGTTCTCGCGGAAGTTTATTAA
- the rplF gene encoding 50S ribosomal protein L6: protein MSRIGKKPISIPKGVTVTIKDRELEVKGTKGVLKTPIPEGITFKQEEESLIAERGSDQMAALHGLARALANNAIKGVTEGFSQQMDVVGVGYKADVQGKKIVFSLGYSHPIEFSLPEGIEAKAERMTTKGSIQQYQTTLTVSGIDKQKLGQVCAEMHKLRKPDAYKGKGVRYADVPLKLKPGKTGK, encoded by the coding sequence ATGTCTCGTATTGGTAAAAAACCGATTTCGATTCCGAAGGGTGTCACCGTCACGATCAAGGATCGTGAGCTGGAAGTAAAAGGCACGAAAGGCGTTTTAAAGACGCCGATTCCCGAAGGAATTACGTTCAAGCAGGAAGAAGAATCGCTGATCGCTGAGCGCGGTTCGGATCAGATGGCCGCGCTGCATGGCTTGGCCCGCGCGCTCGCGAACAACGCGATCAAAGGCGTGACGGAAGGCTTTTCGCAGCAGATGGACGTGGTCGGCGTCGGTTACAAAGCTGACGTACAGGGAAAGAAGATTGTCTTTTCACTCGGCTACTCGCATCCGATCGAGTTTTCGCTGCCGGAAGGCATTGAAGCTAAAGCTGAGCGTATGACGACCAAAGGAAGCATTCAGCAGTATCAGACCACGCTGACGGTTTCGGGTATCGACAAGCAAAAGCTCGGTCAGGTCTGCGCTGAGATGCACAAGCTGCGCAAGCCTGACGCGTACAAAGGCAAGGGCGTGCGTTACGCGGACGTGCCGTTGAAATTGAAACCCGGCAAGACTGGTAAATAG
- the rpsE gene encoding 30S ribosomal protein S5: protein MRQPKQRITAQGLDLKDQVISINRVTKVVKGGKNLSFAALVVVGDEGGHVGFGTGKAREVPLAIKKAVEAAKKNLIRVPLIENTLPHQLIGRFGAGRVMMKPASEGTGVIAGGAVRAVMQAAGVHDVRTKVLGSTNPHNVVRATFDGLLRMKDPFEVARLRGKQVEEL from the coding sequence ATGAGACAACCGAAACAGAGAATTACGGCGCAGGGTTTGGATCTGAAGGATCAGGTCATCTCGATCAACCGCGTGACCAAGGTTGTGAAGGGTGGCAAGAACCTTTCGTTCGCGGCGCTGGTCGTGGTCGGTGATGAAGGTGGCCACGTTGGTTTTGGCACGGGTAAAGCGCGTGAAGTTCCGCTGGCGATCAAAAAGGCCGTAGAGGCCGCCAAGAAAAACCTGATCCGCGTCCCGCTAATCGAGAACACTCTGCCGCATCAACTGATCGGACGATTTGGCGCTGGCCGAGTCATGATGAAGCCAGCTTCTGAAGGAACGGGCGTAATCGCTGGAGGCGCCGTGCGCGCTGTGATGCAGGCTGCGGGTGTGCACGACGTGCGCACAAAGGTTTTGGGCTCGACAAATCCGCACAACGTCGTGCGGGCGACCTTTGACGGTTTGTTGCGGATGAAGGATCCGTTTGAAGTAGCGCGACTGCGCGGTAAGCAAGTCGAAGAATTATAA
- the rpmD gene encoding 50S ribosomal protein L30 — protein MPRHRQSAESKARAKATKKAESDAKIRIQYYRSSIACPGTQKEIVRSLGLTKLNQIVERPDTPSMRGAVAKVPHLIRIIE, from the coding sequence ATGCCACGACACAGACAGAGCGCGGAATCGAAGGCACGGGCTAAGGCCACCAAGAAGGCAGAGTCTGATGCGAAGATCAGGATCCAGTACTATCGCAGCTCCATTGCATGTCCCGGAACGCAGAAAGAAATTGTGCGCAGCCTCGGGCTGACGAAGCTAAACCAAATCGTGGAGCGCCCGGACACGCCGTCCATGCGCGGCGCGGTGGCAAAGGTGCCGCACCTAATAAGAATTATTGAATAG
- the rplO gene encoding 50S ribosomal protein L15, whose amino-acid sequence MTLSLNNLRPAKGSTHKKKRLGRGPGTGLGKTSGRGEKGQKSRSGYSSKTGFEGGQMPLHRRLPKRGFTNIFKKKWLEVSLEALEKNFGADDEITPEVLHKRGVIKKAKHDIVVLGTGEISKALKVSAHRFTKSAREKIEKAGGTATLIGA is encoded by the coding sequence ATGACATTAAGTCTTAACAATCTACGCCCGGCAAAAGGTTCGACGCACAAGAAGAAGCGTCTCGGTCGCGGTCCCGGCACGGGTTTGGGAAAAACCTCCGGTCGCGGTGAAAAGGGACAGAAGTCGCGCTCCGGCTACTCTTCGAAGACCGGTTTCGAAGGCGGCCAGATGCCGCTGCATCGCCGTTTGCCCAAGCGCGGGTTCACGAACATTTTCAAAAAGAAGTGGCTCGAAGTTAGCTTGGAAGCGCTGGAAAAGAATTTCGGTGCTGATGACGAGATCACGCCGGAAGTCCTTCATAAACGCGGCGTCATCAAGAAGGCGAAACACGACATCGTCGTGCTCGGCACCGGCGAAATTTCAAAGGCACTGAAGGTTTCGGCGCATCGCTTTACGAAGAGCGCGCGCGAAAAGATCGAGAAGGCGGGCGGAACCGCGACGTTGATTGGTGCTTAG
- the secY gene encoding preprotein translocase subunit SecY translates to MEKFLAAVRNMFSVPDLRKRIFFTLGLLAVYRLGAHISTPGINRERLDQVWQDVSGTLLGVLDLFSGGNFRVISIFALGVTPYITASIILQLMTVVSPQLKKLQEEGEMGRQKINQWTRYLTVGLGALQTSFVAHWLQINGVGAPTWAFMLTTVLTLTTGTIFVMWLGEQITERGVGNGISLLIFSGIVIGLPNGVQQVMGRVSSGDTLEILGVIVMVAAIVLVIAFIVFVESARRKIPVSYAKRHVGRQMVGGQQTTMPLKLNMGGVIPVIFASSVLSMPQSLFSALPPKNPDNWYGKIFAFFQVFHAGDPYYELIFLSLIIFFTFFYVSIVFNVEEVADNLRKHGGFMPGIRPGRATAEYLNTILTRLTVVGAVYLAAVAFLPQFMLSGYRVGRLPFIGTWLDAFVSTTPGLGWIPTGMGYQFYFGGTSLLILVGVAMDTVAQIEAQLVMRNYEGFLGSGGRLRGRRA, encoded by the coding sequence ATGGAAAAATTCCTAGCTGCCGTTCGCAACATGTTCAGTGTGCCGGATCTGCGCAAGCGGATCTTTTTCACTTTGGGCTTGCTGGCGGTCTATCGCCTGGGCGCCCACATCTCGACGCCCGGCATTAACCGCGAACGTCTGGATCAGGTCTGGCAGGACGTCAGCGGCACGCTGCTGGGGGTGCTGGATCTTTTTTCGGGTGGCAATTTCCGCGTCATTTCAATTTTTGCTCTCGGCGTAACGCCGTACATCACCGCGTCAATCATTCTTCAGTTAATGACGGTCGTCTCTCCGCAGTTGAAGAAGCTGCAGGAAGAAGGCGAGATGGGCCGGCAGAAGATTAACCAGTGGACGCGATATCTGACGGTTGGTCTCGGAGCTTTACAGACCTCGTTTGTCGCGCACTGGCTGCAAATCAATGGCGTCGGCGCGCCGACGTGGGCCTTTATGCTCACCACGGTGCTGACGCTGACGACCGGGACCATCTTCGTGATGTGGCTGGGCGAACAAATTACGGAACGCGGCGTGGGCAATGGCATTTCACTGCTGATCTTCTCGGGTATCGTGATTGGTTTACCGAATGGCGTCCAGCAGGTTATGGGTCGCGTCAGTAGCGGCGACACGCTCGAAATCCTCGGCGTCATCGTGATGGTGGCGGCGATCGTTTTGGTTATCGCCTTTATCGTTTTTGTCGAATCAGCGCGGCGAAAAATTCCCGTCAGCTATGCGAAGCGTCACGTAGGCCGGCAAATGGTAGGTGGGCAGCAAACGACGATGCCGCTAAAGCTCAACATGGGTGGGGTTATTCCGGTAATCTTCGCGTCGTCCGTGTTGTCGATGCCACAGAGTCTGTTCTCGGCTTTGCCGCCCAAGAACCCGGACAATTGGTACGGTAAAATCTTCGCCTTTTTCCAGGTGTTCCATGCGGGCGATCCGTATTACGAATTGATTTTCCTGTCGCTGATTATCTTCTTCACCTTCTTTTACGTTTCGATCGTTTTCAATGTTGAGGAAGTGGCTGACAACCTGCGCAAGCACGGCGGCTTCATGCCGGGCATTCGTCCCGGCCGCGCTACGGCTGAATACCTGAACACGATTCTGACGCGACTGACTGTAGTGGGCGCCGTCTATCTTGCCGCGGTGGCTTTCCTGCCGCAGTTCATGTTGAGTGGATATCGCGTCGGTCGGTTGCCGTTCATTGGCACGTGGCTTGACGCCTTCGTCAGCACGACGCCAGGTTTGGGCTGGATACCGACCGGCATGGGTTATCAGTTTTACTTTGGCGGCACGTCGTTGCTGATTCTTGTGGGCGTCGCGATGGACACCGTCGCCCAGATTGAAGCGCAATTGGTGATGCGTAACTACGAAGGTTTCCTGGGCAGCGGAGGAAGATTGCGCGGTCGCAGGGCATAA
- a CDS encoding nucleoside monophosphate kinase, whose protein sequence is MSKIIVLMGAPGAGKGTQARLLQERMNLPQISTGDMLRAMAAEDIHSTQASGRLISDDVVIDMVRKRTAGEDCQDGYVLDGFPRTTVQAEMLEKLALEQGNSIQAIFVDVPYDVLQQRLTGRRTCPVCGEIYNIYFKPPRVDNRCDLHPEQDLTFRADDAPEKIRVRLETYERETAPLLDYYDHSGRLVRVDGAKSPAAIYEQIEQVIKA, encoded by the coding sequence ATGTCAAAGATCATCGTCTTAATGGGCGCGCCCGGTGCCGGCAAAGGCACACAGGCGCGCTTGCTGCAAGAGCGGATGAATCTCCCGCAGATTTCGACCGGCGACATGCTGCGAGCCATGGCCGCGGAAGACATCCACTCGACCCAGGCGTCCGGACGATTGATTTCAGATGATGTTGTGATCGACATGGTCCGGAAGCGGACCGCCGGCGAAGATTGCCAGGACGGCTATGTGCTTGACGGCTTTCCGCGCACCACGGTGCAGGCGGAAATGCTCGAAAAGCTCGCCCTCGAACAGGGGAACTCAATTCAGGCAATTTTTGTCGATGTGCCGTACGACGTTTTGCAGCAGCGACTTACGGGCCGGCGCACATGTCCGGTCTGTGGCGAGATTTACAACATCTATTTCAAGCCGCCGCGGGTCGACAATCGATGCGATCTGCATCCGGAGCAGGATTTGACGTTTCGTGCTGATGACGCGCCGGAAAAAATTCGCGTGCGGCTTGAGACATACGAGCGAGAGACAGCGCCGCTCCTGGATTACTACGATCACAGTGGCCGGTTGGTAAGAGTAGACGGCGCGAAGTCGCCCGCGGCTATTTATGAGCAGATCGAACAGGTGATCAAAGCGTAA